CGCACGAAAATCAAACGGCGAGGGCAGCCTTCGCCTTCGCCCAGACGGCAAATGGGAGCTGCGCGCCACCCTCGAAGATGCCACTGGCCAGAAGCGCCGCATCAGCCTCTACGGCAGCACCCGCAAAGAAGTCACCGCCAAACGCGACGCCCTGAAAAGTGACGAAGCGGCCGGCGTCCTGGCCGCCCCCAACCGCCACACCCTGGAAACCTATCTCACCGCCTGGCTGGACCACGTTCAGCAGGAACTCAAGCCCACCAGCCACCAGAGCTACAAGTACCTCGTGGACCAGCATTTGGTTCCCCGAATTGGCCAGGTGCAGCTGCTCAAGCTGGCCCCCCTGCACGTCGAGGGCCTGATGTCCGGCATGCTGCGCGACGGCCTGAGTCCCCGTACGGCCGGGTACGCCCGCGCCGTGCTGCGCCGCGCATTGCAGCAGGCCCTGCGCTGGGGGCTCGTGGGCCGCAACGTGGCCCAGAACGTGGCCCCACCCCGCAAGACCCAGCAGGAAATGCAGGCATGGACCCCAGAGCAGGCTGCCAAGTTTCTGGAGACGGCCCAGGGTGACGCTCTGCATCCCCTGTTCTACTTGGCCCTGATGACCGGGCTGCGCCGCGGCGAACTGCTGGGCCTGCGGTGGCAGGACGTGGACGAGGCGGAGGGGAAGCTGCACATCCGGCAGAACCTGGTCATCGTGAACCACCGCCCGCAGTTCATTGATCCCAAGACCGCCCGCAGCCGCCGGAGCGTGCATGTCGCCGCTGAGACGATGGCCGTGCTGGGCCACCAGAGAGGGCATGTCGTGGCCATGAAAGGGAAGGCGGGGGCCCGCTGGGAAGATCATGACCTGGTCTTCCCCAGCAGTGTGGGCACGCCGCTGGGCACCTACACCCTGAACCGGACGTGGTGGGGCCTGATCAAGCAGGCGGAGCTGCCGCGCATCCGCTTCCATGACCTGCGCCACACCTACGCCAGTCTGGCCCTGGCCCAGAAGATCAGTCCCAAGGTGGTCAGTGAGCGGCTGGGCCATGCCAACGTGGCGTTCACGCTCCAGACCTACGCCCATGTGTATGAAGAGGAGCACCGGGCGGCGGCGCTGGATAGCTCTCAGCTGCTGGCCCCTCGGAGTCAACCTGCTCCGATTAAGGCCAAGCCAGTGGCGGCTGCCGCTCGCCGGCCAGCAGTCAAAACAGTGCGGCGCCGCAAACTGGGGTAAGTGTGCGGGCAAAAAAGCTATTGGGGTAAAACTGGCGTATTGCCGGGAAAAGACAGGACTGGGCAGGAAGTAGGGGAGACGAAGAAACCCCGCGCTGGGCGGGGCTTTTGTTCTGGTGGGACGTGTAGGACTTGAACCTACAACCCGCTG
This is a stretch of genomic DNA from Deinococcus betulae. It encodes these proteins:
- a CDS encoding tyrosine-type recombinase/integrase; protein product: MPARKSNGEGSLRLRPDGKWELRATLEDATGQKRRISLYGSTRKEVTAKRDALKSDEAAGVLAAPNRHTLETYLTAWLDHVQQELKPTSHQSYKYLVDQHLVPRIGQVQLLKLAPLHVEGLMSGMLRDGLSPRTAGYARAVLRRALQQALRWGLVGRNVAQNVAPPRKTQQEMQAWTPEQAAKFLETAQGDALHPLFYLALMTGLRRGELLGLRWQDVDEAEGKLHIRQNLVIVNHRPQFIDPKTARSRRSVHVAAETMAVLGHQRGHVVAMKGKAGARWEDHDLVFPSSVGTPLGTYTLNRTWWGLIKQAELPRIRFHDLRHTYASLALAQKISPKVVSERLGHANVAFTLQTYAHVYEEEHRAAALDSSQLLAPRSQPAPIKAKPVAAAARRPAVKTVRRRKLG